CAAAACCCAATGCGCTGCCGGAACGGGTTTAGGCCTCTAATAGTAGACATAATGTAGAAGCTTTCTTCTAGATTTTGACCCAGCAGCCTAAAGTGGTTACGAACACTGTAATCCATAGGTAGGTTAGGAAACGACTCTAGCCCCATGTAGTTGTCGGCGAATTCCACCAACGAAGCAAACTGAGTTGCAGCTTCAGGGTAACGTTCCCCAGGGATTAGCGGCGAAAGCTTTGAGTTATGTTCGTCAAAGTTCAACATCTCTTGGATCGCTACTTCGGGCAACATATTCGCCCAAGCCACAATTTGACTGTCGAAGGCTTGCCCGCCAAAAGCGAATAGCTTCAACACTTTGCGAACAGCTCGAACGTCCCAATCAAGGCGGTTAAGCCGCGGCAACTGCAAATCGAATTGCTGTGTTACTAGATCAACATTAGTAATCGTGCCGCTAGTCTCTGATTGATTTTCCAGCACCACGCTATTAGAGCCTACCAACAAACTAGCGTCTAACTGAATGCAGTACTCGCCCTCTCCTTTTAGCAAAAATGCATCCTGTTCAACGCCATTCAATGTCAGTACGAAAGCGCTCGGATCATTACTCTGATTTAAAGAATAGGCAAAACAAAAAACGGCGGACTCATTTGACTCCGGAAATACCTTAGAATATGGCTCGTCCACGGTGTACACGTTTGCATCGAGCACGTTGAGCGAAGCCGTTGGAGTAACCGAAATAGTCTCATCGTTTATGAGCAATGATAAGATTGCCGGCATATAGCCTTTCGCATCAGCCGCGGCATGAGCAAAACCGCTTGGAGAAAACAGACTCAACCCCCAAACTAGAAACACCGACAACAGTTTGACCCTGATTTTCAATAGTTTTGAAACTAATGAAGTCGAATTATTAAGTATTATTATCATACGACAATTGTAGCCGACTTTATGCTGGGAGCATTAACGAAAGCAACGCCTAATCAACGTTGCTGGACACATGCTTTTTAGTCACACACACATAGCTAGACACATGACTACCTCTGTATCATTTTAGCGGTGTTATTGAAAATTCCCACACGACTAACTTTGAAAGAATCGAGTTTTGTCTGAAACCTGAGCTAGTCAAACAAAAATAGAAATCGACTTTGCTGGAGTGCGCATCCATTTCTACACTCCTTAATAGCAGGTAAAAAATAAGCCCCAGAAAATGTAGCTAACAACGATTTCTGGGGCTTAAAAAACTTAGCTATTGCTAAGCACTACGCACAACTACACTGATAGCAGTAACACATTGTTGCGCCCTGCGGTCCCACCTCAAACTCATAACCAGCGCCGGCAGGAATATACATCCAGTCACCTTGAGTTAATTCGACATCCCCGAAATGGATAGACCCACTTATCATAAACCGGATACCAGCGCCCTCATCATGGCTGTGTTTCGGCACCTTGGTATAAGGCGCTCCGGACGAAATATACATTGTTGATGCAGACTCGAAATACACCGGTAGTAAGGTTTTGGTGAA
The sequence above is a segment of the Arenicella xantha genome. Coding sequences within it:
- a CDS encoding cupin domain-containing protein, giving the protein MFNPNQSTLASCIENILSMQKEAGINSREIVHSRQPKIRKLMYKALAVDNVPKGFTKTLLPVYFESASTMYISSGAPYTKVPKHSHDEGAGIRFMISGSIHFGDVELTQGDWMYIPAGAGYEFEVGPQGATMCYCYQCSCA